One Vibrio sp. CDRSL-10 TSBA genomic region harbors:
- a CDS encoding glycosyltransferase family 9 protein, producing the protein MMQLVGDIPKLRLKNELRKFDRVRKNKMAHSANMLLSALGNKRHCQSQLLPVSEVKDIIIVRSNDRVGNTVFLIPFIRQVQQIYPDAKITLLLNKPWQQQMFEHLGIDHFEFARLSKSSLLPCLSSLRKLRGKVFDLCLSPSVSAQSSVLSALLSARNKISYSSKYDHAFTHTYPRRHHHNHAALCNLSLLAQVHHSNVASRQAFSHQLAISADECQQGREAKEQLTTEQGLLVAFFRGARGDKKLSESQWVQILNQIELSTDQPVNWVEIMGPEIEAPLFAGSLTYRSNSLRELACFLRHSDGFVSCDTGPLHLADAAGAKCIGLYTHTDLSVYGLLGEHCLQLTDTEQLDRAAIARCLEAK; encoded by the coding sequence ATGATGCAACTGGTCGGCGATATCCCTAAACTCAGGCTCAAAAATGAGCTGCGTAAATTTGACCGTGTGCGTAAAAACAAGATGGCCCATAGCGCGAATATGTTGCTGTCCGCCCTTGGCAACAAACGCCATTGCCAGTCACAGTTACTGCCTGTCAGCGAAGTGAAAGACATTATCATAGTGCGCAGTAATGATCGGGTCGGTAATACGGTATTCCTCATCCCGTTTATTCGTCAGGTACAACAGATCTATCCGGACGCCAAGATAACCTTACTGCTCAACAAGCCTTGGCAGCAGCAGATGTTCGAGCATCTCGGCATCGATCATTTTGAATTTGCCCGCTTATCAAAATCGAGCCTGCTACCCTGCCTGAGCTCCCTCAGGAAGCTGCGCGGTAAAGTGTTTGATCTGTGCTTATCACCGAGTGTGTCCGCTCAGTCCTCTGTCTTATCGGCCCTGCTCAGCGCGCGGAATAAAATCTCCTACAGCAGTAAATACGATCATGCATTTACCCATACCTACCCGCGTCGTCACCACCATAACCATGCGGCGCTGTGTAACCTGAGTCTGCTGGCTCAGGTTCATCACTCGAACGTCGCTAGCCGCCAGGCCTTCAGCCATCAACTGGCGATCAGCGCTGACGAGTGCCAGCAAGGGAGAGAGGCAAAAGAGCAATTAACTACGGAGCAAGGCTTGCTGGTTGCCTTTTTCCGCGGCGCCCGCGGTGATAAAAAACTGAGTGAAAGCCAGTGGGTACAGATTCTGAACCAGATTGAGCTCAGCACGGATCAGCCTGTCAACTGGGTTGAGATTATGGGACCGGAAATTGAAGCGCCGCTGTTTGCGGGTTCACTGACGTACCGCAGTAACAGCCTGCGTGAGCTGGCCTGTTTCCTGCGCCATAGCGACGGATTCGTCAGCTGTGACACCGGGCCGTTGCACCTGGCCGATGCGGCGGGTGCGAAATGTATTGGTCTCTATACCCATACCGATCTCTCCGTTTACGGTTTGCTGGGCGAGCATTGCCTGCAACTCACTGATACAGAGCAGCTTGACCGTGCTGCCATTGCCCGCTGCCTCGAAGCAAAGTAG
- a CDS encoding amino acid permease has translation MPNGWGGVAMAMAAIMFSFGGLELIGITAAEAENPEKSIPQATNQVIYRILIFYMGSLVVLLSLYPWQKVAEGGSPFVMIFHALNSEWVASALNVIILTAALSVYNSCVYSNSRMLFGLAKQNNAPKALLKVNKRGVPLLALAVSAFSTGMSVVINYLMPEDAFGFLMALVVSALILNWIIITVTHMKFKLHKIKQREKTRFPAWGYPFTNWVCLIFLCGILVVMYLTPGMRLSVYLLPVWLVVMAIAYQAKRLFTADEQALNLVQSQS, from the coding sequence ATGCCCAACGGCTGGGGTGGCGTCGCGATGGCGATGGCGGCAATCATGTTCTCGTTTGGCGGCCTGGAGCTGATCGGCATTACCGCCGCGGAAGCGGAAAATCCGGAGAAAAGTATTCCTCAGGCAACCAATCAGGTGATCTACCGTATTCTGATTTTTTACATGGGCTCATTGGTGGTCTTGCTGTCACTTTATCCATGGCAAAAAGTGGCAGAAGGGGGCAGCCCGTTTGTGATGATTTTCCACGCCCTGAACAGTGAATGGGTGGCCAGCGCGCTCAATGTGATTATTCTCACTGCGGCGCTGTCGGTGTACAACAGTTGCGTTTACTCCAACAGCCGCATGCTGTTTGGTCTGGCCAAACAGAACAATGCGCCGAAAGCGCTGCTCAAAGTCAATAAACGCGGCGTACCTTTGCTGGCGTTGGCGGTGTCGGCATTTTCAACCGGAATGAGTGTGGTAATTAACTATCTGATGCCGGAAGATGCCTTTGGCTTCTTAATGGCGCTGGTGGTGTCGGCTTTGATCCTGAACTGGATCATTATCACCGTGACTCATATGAAGTTTAAGCTGCACAAAATTAAGCAGCGTGAGAAAACCCGCTTTCCTGCCTGGGGTTACCCGTTTACTAACTGGGTATGTCTGATCTTTTTATGTGGCATTTTGGTGGTGATGTACCTGACGCCGGGGATGCGCCTGTCGGTGTATCTGTTGCCGGTCTGGCTGGTGGTGATGGCGATCGCCTATCAGGCTAAACGCCTGTTTACCGCAGACGAACAAGCATTAAACCTGGTGCAAAGCCAATCGTGA
- a CDS encoding amino acid permease encodes MKGHSQPEHLQRGLKNRHIQLIALGGAIGTGLFLGIAQTIQSAGPAVLLGYAMAGFIAFLIMRQLGEMVVEEPVAGTFSHFAKSYWGNFAGFMSGWNYWVLYILVGMAELTAIGIYAQYWWPDLPGWVSALVFFVLINLINMTNVKMFGELEFWFSIIKVMAILAMIAFGVFLADHRLWRSGVQHH; translated from the coding sequence ATGAAAGGACACTCACAACCTGAGCATCTGCAACGTGGCCTGAAAAACCGCCATATTCAGTTAATTGCTCTGGGTGGCGCGATAGGTACCGGGCTGTTTTTAGGGATCGCACAAACGATTCAGAGTGCAGGGCCTGCGGTATTGCTTGGTTATGCAATGGCTGGCTTTATAGCGTTTTTGATTATGCGTCAGCTGGGAGAAATGGTGGTCGAAGAGCCGGTCGCTGGGACCTTCAGCCATTTTGCCAAGAGTTACTGGGGTAATTTTGCCGGTTTTATGTCGGGCTGGAATTACTGGGTGTTGTACATCCTGGTGGGCATGGCGGAACTGACCGCGATTGGTATCTACGCTCAGTACTGGTGGCCTGATTTACCCGGCTGGGTGTCGGCGCTGGTATTTTTTGTGCTGATTAACCTCATCAACATGACCAATGTGAAGATGTTCGGCGAGCTGGAGTTCTGGTTTTCGATCATCAAAGTGATGGCGATTCTGGCGATGATCGCGTTTGGCGTGTTTCTTGCTGACCACCGACTATGGAGGTCCGGAGTCCAGCATCACTAA
- a CDS encoding Lrp/AsnC family transcriptional regulator, giving the protein MVNTLDDYDVKILQLLQENGRLTNQELSDIIGLSASQCSRRRISLENQQLILGYHARISPQALKQDMIAMIEIKLLNHEQEKTLNFLNFINNEPSIIDAFKTTGDADYLVKSLVSDLDTLNALINRIFTTKLISHIKTSVVLERVKEHGNVISQ; this is encoded by the coding sequence ATGGTCAACACACTGGACGACTACGATGTCAAAATACTGCAACTACTGCAGGAGAACGGACGCCTAACAAATCAAGAGCTTAGCGACATCATCGGCCTTTCTGCCTCGCAATGCTCACGGCGCCGGATCAGTCTGGAAAACCAGCAACTGATCCTCGGCTATCACGCCCGTATCTCACCTCAGGCGTTAAAACAGGACATGATCGCCATGATTGAGATTAAACTGCTGAATCATGAACAGGAAAAAACACTTAACTTTCTGAATTTTATAAATAATGAGCCATCGATTATCGATGCATTTAAAACCACAGGTGATGCTGATTATCTGGTCAAAAGCCTGGTCTCAGACCTGGATACGCTTAACGCACTAATTAACCGTATTTTCACCACCAAACTGATTTCCCATATCAAAACCTCGGTGGTGCTGGAACGGGTCAAAGAGCACGGTAACGTCATTTCCCAATGA
- a CDS encoding amino acid aminotransferase: MLNHVTAYAGDPILSLMEKFMADDRSDKVNLSIGLYYDQNGKIPTLKSVAASQVQLQQAEAEPCVYLPMEGLAPYRAGVQNLVFGANHPALAEQRVATIQSLGGSGALMIGADFLHYYFPKSTVWVSNPTWENHNAIFAGAGFQVDFYPYFDPQSKMLDFDGIIAALSQLPAQDIVLLHPCCHNPTGVDLTNEQWDQVIEVIKRNQLIPFFDMAYQGYGDTMADDAYVIRKIALEPNVVSFVSNSFSKIFSLYGERVGGLSVVCNDSEEASRVLGQLKATVRRNYSSPAKYGAKVVSNVLNTQQLNDLWLSEVEEMRSRILTMRETLHKTLQQLCPHKDFSFLVKQKGMFSYTGFSAEQVDTLREETRHLPDQQRPHVSGRTE, translated from the coding sequence GTGCTTAACCATGTCACAGCATACGCCGGAGACCCTATCCTGTCTCTGATGGAAAAATTTATGGCGGATGACCGATCTGACAAAGTCAATCTGAGTATTGGTTTGTACTACGACCAAAATGGCAAAATCCCGACCCTGAAATCGGTGGCCGCTTCTCAGGTACAGCTGCAACAAGCCGAGGCCGAGCCATGTGTTTATCTGCCAATGGAAGGCCTGGCGCCATACCGTGCAGGTGTACAAAACCTGGTGTTCGGCGCTAACCATCCGGCGCTGGCTGAGCAGCGCGTAGCGACAATTCAGTCGCTCGGCGGTTCAGGTGCATTGATGATCGGTGCGGATTTCCTGCATTACTACTTCCCTAAATCCACCGTCTGGGTCAGCAACCCGACCTGGGAAAACCACAACGCGATTTTTGCTGGCGCCGGTTTCCAGGTTGATTTTTACCCTTACTTCGATCCGCAGAGCAAAATGCTGGATTTCGACGGCATCATCGCGGCTTTAAGTCAGCTGCCAGCTCAGGACATTGTCCTGTTGCACCCTTGCTGTCATAACCCGACCGGTGTTGATCTGACCAACGAGCAGTGGGACCAGGTGATTGAAGTGATTAAGCGTAACCAGCTAATCCCATTCTTTGATATGGCTTATCAGGGATACGGTGACACCATGGCCGATGACGCTTACGTGATCCGTAAAATTGCCCTTGAGCCTAATGTAGTCAGCTTTGTGTCCAACTCATTCTCGAAGATTTTCTCTCTGTATGGTGAGCGGGTCGGCGGTTTATCAGTGGTGTGTAACGACAGCGAAGAAGCCTCACGTGTTTTGGGCCAGTTGAAGGCAACCGTACGTCGTAACTACTCAAGCCCGGCTAAATATGGCGCGAAAGTGGTATCAAATGTGCTGAACACGCAGCAACTGAACGACCTTTGGTTGAGCGAAGTGGAAGAGATGCGCAGCCGTATTCTCACCATGCGTGAAACCCTGCACAAGACTTTGCAGCAGCTTTGTCCGCACAAAGACTTCAGCTTCCTGGTGAAACAGAAAGGCATGTTCAGCTACACTGGTTTCAGCGCCGAGCAAGTGGATACCCTTCGTGAAGAAACACGGCATCTACCTGATCAGCAGCGGCCGCATGTGTCTGGCCGGACTGAATGA
- a CDS encoding (2Fe-2S)-binding protein, which produces MKLQINNQTYDVDVAEDTPLLWVIRDNLGMTGTKFGCGLAQCGACSVMVDGQVMRSCVTPAAAVAERAITTIEAIEQDDVGKRVVAAWTKNQVPQCGYCQSGQVMAVTSLLKSNPSPSQAEVDAIVSNLCRCGTYNAIDVAIEDLTGKPAESNA; this is translated from the coding sequence ATGAAATTACAGATTAACAACCAAACCTATGATGTTGATGTTGCAGAAGATACACCGTTGCTGTGGGTTATACGCGACAACCTTGGCATGACAGGGACCAAATTCGGCTGCGGCCTGGCACAGTGTGGGGCCTGCTCGGTCATGGTCGATGGCCAGGTGATGCGCTCTTGTGTCACACCAGCGGCTGCCGTTGCCGAGCGTGCGATCACAACCATCGAAGCCATTGAACAGGATGATGTCGGCAAACGTGTCGTCGCCGCCTGGACCAAAAACCAGGTCCCGCAATGTGGCTACTGCCAGTCCGGTCAAGTCATGGCCGTTACCTCGCTGTTAAAATCTAACCCTTCGCCGAGTCAGGCCGAGGTTGATGCCATCGTCAGCAACTTATGTCGCTGTGGCACTTACAACGCGATTGATGTCGCGATTGAAGATTTGACCGGAAAACCAGCGGAGAGTAACGCATGA
- a CDS encoding molybdopterin cofactor-binding domain-containing protein — protein sequence MKKTIDEQTLAEINQDTPVNVSRRRFLLSSAGIAAGAFVLSVGIPLRQARAANPESMAAGTRVPAFLRITPDNQIYLQSPFVEGGQGIFTAMAQIVGEELDAEPASFIVENAPTGPDFQLMTNGAGRITGGSMSVRFSYPVMRKLGALARNMLLQAAAKQWNVSIETLSTEPGKVIHAPTGRFTDVRPTGADSDGNFRSGSRQHCTARSKRFPLDWRVR from the coding sequence ATGAAAAAGACGATAGATGAACAAACTCTGGCTGAGATTAATCAGGACACCCCGGTCAACGTATCACGCCGCCGCTTCTTACTCTCATCGGCGGGTATCGCCGCCGGGGCATTTGTACTGAGCGTGGGCATCCCGCTGCGCCAGGCGCGCGCAGCCAATCCGGAATCGATGGCGGCCGGCACCCGGGTACCGGCATTTTTACGTATCACACCGGATAACCAGATCTACCTGCAAAGCCCCTTTGTTGAGGGCGGACAGGGTATTTTTACAGCCATGGCACAAATCGTCGGTGAAGAACTGGACGCCGAACCGGCCAGCTTCATTGTCGAAAATGCGCCAACCGGCCCGGACTTTCAACTGATGACCAACGGTGCAGGCCGTATTACCGGCGGTAGTATGTCGGTGCGTTTCAGCTATCCGGTGATGCGAAAACTGGGCGCGTTAGCACGTAATATGCTGCTGCAGGCGGCGGCCAAACAGTGGAATGTCAGCATCGAAACGCTGAGCACCGAGCCGGGTAAAGTCATTCACGCCCCGACCGGCCGTTTCACTGACGTACGGCCAACTGGCGCAGACAGCGATGGAAATTTCCGTTCCGGATCCAGACAGCATTGCACTGCGCGATCCAAAAGATTTCCGCTGGATTGGCGAGTCCGTTGA
- a CDS encoding molybdopterin cofactor-binding domain-containing protein — MEISVPDPDSIALRDPKDFRWIGESVDRLDVYMKSTGKADFSIDMQVDGMLHAAVQHAPRLGMTVGEILNLEQVKAMRGVHSVHTLEGAVAVVASHWWDAKRAVEGAQVKWLEPQGEEKNNLRHMPADFSTQDFNDLLANRTESGLDAETKGNAAQVLAQAEDDNLLSATYRTQYVHHAQLEPPSALARFNQNGTLDIWLPNQAPDMFLSDIAKRTGLAEEKINLHSSMLGGFFGRHFLYAGGSPYPQAIELAKAVGQPVKLIWSREEEFPARSDASDGRGETACGD, encoded by the coding sequence ATGGAAATTTCCGTTCCGGATCCAGACAGCATTGCACTGCGCGATCCAAAAGATTTCCGCTGGATTGGCGAGTCCGTTGATCGTCTCGACGTATATATGAAATCAACCGGTAAAGCCGACTTTTCAATCGATATGCAGGTTGACGGCATGCTGCATGCGGCTGTTCAGCATGCTCCGCGCCTCGGTATGACTGTCGGTGAAATCCTCAACCTGGAGCAAGTCAAAGCCATGCGCGGCGTGCACTCAGTACACACGCTGGAAGGTGCTGTTGCTGTGGTGGCTTCGCACTGGTGGGACGCCAAACGCGCCGTGGAAGGAGCTCAGGTTAAGTGGCTGGAGCCACAAGGCGAAGAAAAAAACAACCTGCGCCACATGCCAGCTGATTTCTCGACCCAGGACTTTAACGACCTGCTGGCCAACCGAACAGAAAGTGGTCTGGATGCAGAAACCAAAGGTAACGCAGCGCAAGTTCTGGCTCAGGCCGAGGATGATAACCTGCTCAGTGCCACCTACCGCACCCAGTATGTTCACCATGCCCAGCTGGAGCCGCCATCTGCTCTGGCTCGTTTTAATCAGAATGGCACCCTGGATATCTGGCTGCCTAACCAGGCCCCGGACATGTTCCTGAGCGATATCGCCAAACGTACCGGCCTGGCGGAAGAGAAAATCAATCTCCACTCTTCAATGCTGGGCGGCTTTTTTGGCCGTCACTTCCTCTATGCGGGCGGCAGCCCTTACCCACAGGCGATTGAACTGGCTAAAGCGGTCGGCCAGCCGGTCAAACTGATCTGGAGCCGCGAAGAAGAGTTTCCTGCGCGATCCGATGCGTCCGATGGCCGCGGTGAGACTGCGTGCGGCGATTGA
- a CDS encoding molybdopterin cofactor-binding domain-containing protein: protein MAAVRLRAAIENNQPQALEIVSSTEGPTDGIAGHTKGKVDPTAVEGLTGKEYAIPNVRVGYDYVKNPATLAYWRSVGNSMNDFVYECFFDEIADKTGTDPYQMRKQLLKDNARLSHLLDTVVEASGGWKRGPYTAEDGTTRARGIAMASPFGSHAAAIAEVSIENGQVRVHQVWEALDPGSVVNPAIVEAQVKSAVALGVSQVLFEEAVYKDGKPTARNYDMYPILRRNQMPQVHVSIVESGEKMGGVGEPGLPAVPPSVINAVSQLLGRRIRSMPLSSVSLDA from the coding sequence ATGGCCGCGGTGAGACTGCGTGCGGCGATTGAAAACAACCAGCCGCAAGCACTGGAAATCGTCTCTTCCACCGAAGGACCGACCGACGGTATTGCCGGCCATACCAAGGGTAAAGTCGACCCGACAGCTGTCGAAGGACTGACCGGTAAAGAGTACGCGATACCTAACGTGCGTGTCGGTTACGATTATGTCAAAAACCCGGCCACGCTGGCTTACTGGCGCTCAGTGGGTAACTCGATGAACGATTTCGTTTACGAATGCTTTTTTGACGAAATCGCCGACAAAACCGGCACAGATCCATACCAGATGCGTAAGCAGCTGCTTAAAGACAATGCCCGCCTCTCCCATCTGCTCGACACCGTAGTCGAGGCATCCGGGGGCTGGAAACGTGGTCCTTATACCGCCGAGGACGGCACAACGCGCGCGCGCGGGATTGCCATGGCATCGCCATTTGGTTCTCATGCCGCAGCGATTGCCGAAGTCTCTATCGAAAACGGTCAGGTTCGGGTGCACCAAGTGTGGGAAGCTCTGGATCCGGGTTCAGTCGTCAATCCGGCCATCGTCGAGGCCCAGGTTAAGTCTGCGGTTGCTCTGGGGGTTTCCCAGGTTCTGTTTGAAGAAGCCGTTTACAAAGACGGTAAACCAACGGCACGCAACTACGACATGTACCCTATTTTACGTCGTAACCAGATGCCACAAGTTCACGTCAGCATTGTCGAAAGCGGTGAGAAGATGGGCGGGGTCGGTGAACCAGGGCTACCAGCCGTGCCACCATCCGTGATCAATGCCGTGTCGCAGTTACTCGGCCGACGTATCCGCAGCATGCCGTTGTCCAGCGTCTCTCTGGACGCCTGA
- a CDS encoding cytochrome c — MKKSTTTLAVIVALAAITGWFVTRTPESAFDTTQSSQPPSAELIARGEYVAHLSDCVACHTVPGKPAYSGGLAMGTPIGAIYTTNITPDKETGIGNYSLAEFDRAVRHGVAKEGERLYPAMPYPSYVKMPDADIEALYAYFMNEVKPVKQQNHSSDIPWPLNMRWPLALWSAMFTEPGVYQAKSSEDEQWNRGAYLVQGPGHCGSCHTPRGLAMQEKALDESSNQYLAGATLDGWYAPSLRNDPNAGLGRWNENDIYQFPEEWPQSACGGLWLNDGCLQ; from the coding sequence GTGAAAAAATCAACCACTACACTGGCGGTGATCGTTGCCCTGGCCGCAATCACCGGCTGGTTTGTTACCCGAACACCCGAATCAGCCTTCGATACGACTCAAAGCAGCCAACCTCCCTCTGCTGAACTGATTGCCCGTGGTGAATACGTCGCCCACCTCAGCGATTGTGTTGCCTGTCACACCGTACCGGGTAAACCAGCCTACAGCGGTGGCCTGGCGATGGGCACCCCCATCGGCGCTATTTACACCACCAATATTACGCCGGACAAAGAGACCGGTATCGGCAACTACTCACTGGCTGAGTTTGATCGTGCAGTACGCCACGGCGTCGCTAAAGAGGGTGAGCGTCTCTATCCGGCGATGCCTTATCCGTCCTACGTCAAAATGCCGGACGCTGATATTGAAGCCTTGTACGCCTACTTCATGAATGAGGTCAAACCGGTTAAACAGCAAAATCACAGCTCAGATATTCCATGGCCGCTCAACATGCGCTGGCCGCTGGCGCTGTGGAGCGCAATGTTCACCGAACCGGGCGTCTATCAGGCCAAAAGCAGTGAAGATGAACAGTGGAACCGCGGGGCGTATCTGGTGCAAGGTCCGGGGCACTGCGGAAGTTGTCATACCCCACGTGGCCTGGCGATGCAGGAGAAAGCTCTGGATGAGAGCAGCAACCAGTATCTGGCCGGTGCCACACTGGATGGCTGGTATGCGCCGAGCCTGCGAAACGACCCGAATGCAGGGCTGGGACGCTGGAACGAAAATGATATCTACCAGTTTCCTGAAGAATGGCCGCAATCAGCATGCGGTGGTTTATGGCTCAATGACGGATGCCTTCAATAA
- a CDS encoding cytochrome c, whose translation MTRCSACHGDDGMGQSPWIPPLAGATSMLVSDDSSAVNVTLNGSGRAVAHGVPDAYRMPPFRQQLSDKEIAEVLSFVRSAWGNHGTTVKTEDVKAMRHDTDPASSEVIILQMR comes from the coding sequence ATGACCCGCTGCAGCGCCTGTCACGGTGATGACGGTATGGGCCAAAGTCCGTGGATTCCGCCTCTGGCCGGTGCAACCTCGATGCTGGTCAGCGATGATTCGTCAGCGGTTAACGTGACATTAAACGGCTCCGGCCGTGCGGTGGCTCATGGCGTCCCGGATGCTTACCGGATGCCGCCTTTCCGCCAGCAATTGTCGGATAAAGAAATTGCCGAGGTACTGTCGTTTGTGCGCAGCGCCTGGGGCAACCACGGCACCACGGTGAAAACTGAAGACGTCAAAGCGATGCGCCATGACACCGATCCGGCCAGCAGCGAAGTGATTATCCTGCAGATGCGCTGA
- a CDS encoding NUDIX domain-containing protein has translation MQHRIRGAGILIDNDAVLLVKIHDFTGEYWIPPGGGFEEGDRSTKACVQREFREEAGIEVEVGELICVREFLEHDPKRYHAEFFYAIDRYQGTPNTDNLKGLNDEAVIQSVEWVPIATLPTLRVYPAELHGPLIEWTRQRRFSTHLGSYIQGNAEDINHL, from the coding sequence ATGCAACATCGTATTCGTGGTGCCGGTATTTTGATTGATAATGATGCGGTGCTGCTGGTGAAAATTCACGACTTTACCGGTGAGTACTGGATCCCGCCCGGTGGTGGGTTTGAAGAGGGAGACCGCAGCACCAAAGCGTGTGTGCAGCGTGAATTTCGTGAGGAAGCGGGGATTGAGGTTGAGGTCGGTGAACTGATTTGTGTGCGTGAGTTCCTTGAGCATGACCCCAAACGCTACCACGCTGAATTTTTCTATGCGATTGACCGTTATCAGGGCACGCCCAATACGGACAACCTGAAAGGACTCAATGATGAAGCAGTGATTCAGTCGGTGGAATGGGTGCCTATCGCAACACTGCCAACCTTGCGGGTCTATCCGGCGGAGCTGCATGGCCCCTTGATTGAATGGACCCGCCAGCGCCGTTTCAGCACGCACTTGGGCAGCTATATTCAGGGCAATGCAGAAGATATCAATCATCTGTGA
- a CDS encoding histone deacetylase yields the protein MIPLIYHPIYSQLPLPAGHRYPINKYRLLYEALQQQAPDWLAAFEFFAPQALTLDDILQVHDAEYVQALATGCLPAAKMRRIGFPWSEALIERTLTSAGGTTLTAQLALQHGLAIHLSGGYHHAHHDFGSGFCLYNDLVLAAHRALQLEGVDKVLIVDSDVHHGDGTATLCAGRDDIITLSFHCDKNFPARKPESDLDVALSREAGDDEFLSHFVSVVTMAVNLHQPDLIIYDAGIDIHQDDELGYLNVSTAAIYQRDCFMMELARERRLPMACVVGGGYRSDHQTLVPIHLQLFKAAFDRYKE from the coding sequence ATGATTCCGCTGATTTATCACCCCATCTATTCGCAACTGCCGCTGCCGGCAGGGCATCGTTATCCGATCAATAAATATCGTTTATTGTATGAGGCGCTGCAGCAACAAGCACCTGACTGGTTAGCCGCGTTTGAGTTTTTTGCGCCCCAGGCGCTGACCTTGGATGATATTCTCCAGGTCCATGATGCTGAGTACGTTCAGGCACTGGCGACGGGCTGTTTGCCGGCGGCGAAAATGCGTCGTATCGGTTTTCCCTGGAGTGAGGCGCTGATTGAGCGCACCCTGACTTCGGCAGGCGGAACCACGCTGACCGCACAACTGGCGCTGCAGCATGGTCTGGCGATTCATCTCAGTGGTGGCTATCACCATGCGCACCATGATTTTGGCAGCGGATTCTGTCTGTATAACGATCTGGTGCTGGCGGCGCATCGCGCCTTGCAGCTCGAGGGGGTCGACAAAGTTCTGATTGTTGACAGTGATGTGCATCATGGCGACGGCACCGCGACCTTGTGCGCCGGGCGTGACGACATCATTACCTTATCTTTTCACTGTGATAAAAACTTCCCGGCTCGCAAGCCGGAGTCTGATCTTGATGTCGCCTTAAGCCGTGAAGCTGGTGATGATGAATTTCTTAGCCACTTTGTCTCTGTCGTCACCATGGCGGTCAATCTGCATCAGCCGGATCTGATTATTTACGATGCCGGCATCGATATTCATCAGGACGATGAACTGGGCTACCTTAATGTCTCGACGGCGGCGATCTATCAGCGTGACTGCTTTATGATGGAGCTGGCGCGCGAGCGGCGCCTGCCGATGGCGTGTGTGGTCGGCGGTGGTTACCGCAGTGATCATCAGACCCTGGTGCCAATTCATCTGCAACTGTTTAAAGCCGCATTTGACCGCTACAAGGAGTAA
- a CDS encoding AEC family transporter: protein MLSVVFPIFVIIFLGYLCVRRGLISAGAVAEMGRYVMYLALPAVIIKTLMELPLSELFNPRYLLAYLLTSLSVMVAGFYLLRRGMQQGGLDSALMMTGMVVPNSAFIGYPVMLQLMDSPPVSGFAMALIIENLCILPVCFILMDFHATSSQSGLRSRIMGVLKRTSKKPAADFDCTRCCG, encoded by the coding sequence GTGTTATCCGTCGTGTTTCCCATCTTTGTGATTATTTTTCTCGGCTACCTGTGTGTGCGGCGCGGATTAATCTCTGCCGGCGCGGTGGCGGAAATGGGACGTTATGTTATGTATCTGGCATTACCGGCGGTGATCATAAAAACTCTGATGGAACTGCCGCTGAGCGAACTGTTTAATCCCCGCTATCTGCTGGCTTATCTGCTGACGTCCTTATCGGTGATGGTGGCGGGTTTCTATCTGTTACGACGTGGTATGCAGCAGGGCGGGCTCGACAGCGCGCTGATGATGACCGGCATGGTCGTGCCTAATAGTGCATTTATCGGTTATCCGGTGATGTTACAGCTGATGGACTCACCGCCGGTGAGTGGTTTTGCCATGGCGTTGATCATCGAAAATCTGTGTATCTTACCCGTCTGTTTTATTTTAATGGACTTTCATGCAACCAGCAGTCAAAGCGGCTTACGCTCACGGATAATGGGTGTACTAAAACGTACCAGTAAGAAACCCGCTGCTGATTTCGATTGTACTCGGTGTTGCGGGTAA